From a single Populus nigra chromosome 18, ddPopNigr1.1, whole genome shotgun sequence genomic region:
- the LOC133678544 gene encoding caffeic acid 3-O-methyltransferase 1: MGSTGETQMTPTQVSDEEAHLFAMQLASASVLPMILKTAIELDLLEIMAKAGPGAFLSTSEIASHLPTKNPDAPVMLDRILRLLASYSILTCSLKDHPDGKVERLYGLAPVCKFLTKNEDGVSVSPLCLMNQDKVLMESWYYLKDAILDGGIPFNKAYGMTAFEYHGTDPRFNKVFNKGMSDHSTITMKKLLETYKGFEGLTSLVDVGGGTGAVVSTIVSKYPSIKGINFDLPHVIEDAPSYPGVEHVGGDMFVSVPKADAVFMKWICHDWSDAHCLKFLKNCYDALPENGKVILVECILPVAPDTSLATKGVVHIDVIMLAHNPGGKERTEKEFEGLAKGAGFQGFEVMCCAFNTHVIEFRKN, encoded by the exons ATGGGTTCAACAGGTGAAACTCAGATGACTCCAACTCAGGTATCAGATGAAGAGGCACACCTCTTTGCTATGCAACTAGCCAGTGCTTCAGTTCTACCAATGATCCTCAAAACAGCCATTGAACTCGACCTTCTTGAAATCATGGCTAAAGCTGGCCCTGGTGCTTTCTTGTCCACATCTGAGATAGCTTCTCACCTCCCTACCAAAAACCCTGATGCGCCTGTCATGTTAGACCGTATCTTGCGCCTCCTGGCTAGCTACTCCATTCTTACTTGCTCTCTGAAAGATCATCCTGATGGGAAAGTTGAGAGACTGTATGGCCTCGCTCCTGTTTGCAAATTCTTGACCAAGAACGAGGACGGTGTCTCTGTCAGCCCTCTCTGTCTCATGAACCAGGACAAGGTCCTCATGGAAAGCTG GTATTATTTGAAAGATGCAATTCTTGATGGAGGAATTCCATTTAACAAGGCCTATGGGATGACTGCATTTGAATATCATGGCACGGATCCAAGATTCAACAAGGTCTTCAATAAGGGAATGTCTGACCACTCTACCATTACCATGAAGAAGCTTCTTGAGACCTACAAAGGCTTTGAAGGCCTCACATCCTTGGTGGATGTTGGTGGTGGGACTGGAGCTGTCGTTAGCACCATCGTCTCTAAATACCCTTCAATTAAGGGCATTAACTTTGATCTGCCCCACGTCATTGAGGATGCCCCCTCTTATCCCG GTGTGGAGCATGTTGGTGGGGACATGTTTGTTAGTGTGCCCAAAGCAGATGCCGTTTTCATGAAG TGGATATGCCATGATTGGAGCGACGCACACTGCTTAAAATTCTTGAAGAATTGCTATGACGCCTTGCCGGAAAACGGCAAGGTGATACTTGTTGAGTGCATTCTTCCCGTGGCTCCTGACACAAGCCTTGCCACCAAGGGAGTCGTGCACATTGATGTTATCATGCTGGCGCACAACCCCGGTGGGAAAGAGAGGACCGAAAAGGAATTTGAGGGCTTAGCTAAGGGAGCTGGCTTTCAAGGTTTTGAAGTAATGTGCTGTGCATTCAACACACATGTCATTGAATTCCGCAAGAACTAA
- the LOC133678984 gene encoding protein DOWNY MILDEW RESISTANCE 6-like → MDTKVLSSGIQYTNLPASYVRPESERPRLWEVSTCENVPVIDLGCQERDQIVQQVGDACKNYGFFQVINHGVSLEAVEKMLGVAHDFFSLPVEEKLKLYSDDPSKTMRLSTSFNVNKEKVHNWRDYLRLHCYPLDKYAPEWPSKPPPFKDIVSSYCIQVRELGFRIQELISESLGLEKDHVKNVLGEQGQHMAVNFYPPCPEPELTFGLPGHTDPNALTILLQDQSVAGLQVLKDGKWVAVNPHPDAFVINIGDQLQALSNGRYKSVWHRAITNTDKARMSVASFLCPYDNALITPPKALTDDGTGAVYRDFTYAEYYKKFWSRDLDQEHCLELFKNK, encoded by the exons ATGGATACAAAAGTCCTTTCCTCTGGCATCCAGTACACAAACTTGCCGGCAAGCTATGTTAGGCCGGAATCTGAACGTCCCAGGCTGTGGGAAGTTTCAACGTGCGAAAATGTTCCGGTCATAGATTTAGGTTGTCAGGAGAGGGACCAAATTGTCCAACAAGTTGGCGATGCCTGCAAGAACTATGGCTTTTTTCAG GTGATCAATCATGGAGTGTCTTTGGAAGCAGTGGAGAAAATGTTAGGAGTAGCCCATGATTTCTTCAGCTTGCCAGTTGAGGAGAAGCTGAAGCTGTATTCTGATGATCCATCGAAGACAATGAGACTTTCTACAAGTTTTAATGTGAACAAGGAGAAGGTTCACAACTGGAGGGACTATCTTAGACTCCATTGCTATCCTCTTGACAAGTATGCGCCTGAGTGGCCTTCTAAACCTCCTCCGTTCAA GGACATTGTAAGTAGTTATTGTATACAAGTTCGAGAACTTGGGTTTCGAATACAAGAACTGATATCGGAGAGCTTAGGCCTCGAAAAGGATCATGTAAAGAATGTCTTGGGTGAACAAGGGCAACATATGGCTGTAAACTTTTATCCTCCATGTCCAGAGCCCGAGTTGACTTTCGGATTGCCAGGACATACCGACCCCAATGCCCTCACTATTTTACTTCAAGACCAATCAGTAGCAGGCCTTCAAGTCCTCAAAGACGGGAAATGGGTAGCTGTTAATCCTCATCCAGATGCATTTGTCATTAACATCGGTGATCAATTACAG GCACTAAGCAATGGGAGATACAAGAGTGTGTGGCACCGAGCTATCACGAATACTGACAAGGCAAGGATGTCAGTTGCTTCCTTCCTCTGTCCATACGATAACGCATTGATCACCCCGCCTAAAGCTCTCACCGATGATGGAACTGGAGCCGTATACAGGGATTTCACATATGCTGAATATTACAAGAAGTTTTGGAGCAGGGACTTGGATCAAGAACACTGTTTGGAACTTTTCAAGAACAAATGA